The Thermotoga sp. Ku-13t DNA segment CTTCTTCCATGGTGGAAGGTTCTTCCTTCTCTGTAACGATCTTGAGCACAATAGATGCGTACCTTCCACCGCTCACTCCACGGGGAACACTTATTTCGACATCAACCTTCCGAGCACTCTTGGCTGGCACAGAGAATCTGGTTGGTGTTACCTTGACCCATTTCGCGGCAGAATGATCGGTCGATCCTGCAGGTGCCACGTTGTAGCCACCATCTTTGTTTTGAACGACATCCGCCACCAGAACTTCGAAGTCAACGGATTCGAATTCGTCAGCGTTCTCAACGAATATTGAAAAGGTGGTTACTTCGCCCGCTTTGACCGCTCTGCTCACCAGAACAGGATCGATGCGAACGCTGAACGAGAAAACCATCAAACATGCCAGAATCATAGCAAAAATCGTTATCTTTCTCATCTTCACTCACCCCTGATCTCTCAGACTTGGAAAAAACGAGGGGACAAACGTCCCCCCGTCGCTGTTATGTCACTCTTTCCTTAATTAGGGTAACTGCGTGTAGTTGTAGTCTGGATTAAAGAAACCAGTTCCTGGATCTATCCAGGGTTTTATCCTCTGAAGTGTCAGAACGATCGTTCCACTGGTGCTGTAGTTGCTCGCAGAGTTGCATTCAGCAACATGTATCTTGTTCCACAGCTTCGTTTGGAGACCATAGTGCAATTGATTGCTGTCTGGTATTGTGAAGCTCACGTTCGCTATTTCGGAAGCTGCCGCGAACTGGATGTTGCTGTTGCTGGAGCCAAAACCATACCACATGTCGATGTAGTTTTTCACTGTTGTATAAGGTCCTTGATACGTTGGGCTTGCAAGACCAGTGAAGGAAACAAGCACTTCACCGTTGCTCGCGATCGTTGCTGTGATGCAGTCTGTCAGATACATGCCTGGTTTTCTAACGTACCACAGCCACTTGGTCCCAGTGAGACTGAAATTGATCCACTGAGCAACCGAAACGTCAACTCCAACTTCGATTGTCCATTGTCTCTTGTTGCATGCACCCTCTGCTCCACCGACTGAGAACGCCCAGGCATCGGCTTCAACATCTTCAGGTCCGTCGCTGATCGAAACCCACTCTCCGTCAATCCACTTCCAAACCTCCAATTGCTGGCTGGCAGCAACTGCGAAAACTGTGAACGTTAAAAACATTGCCACGAGTATCAACGTAAGTTTCCTCATAAACTTTCCCTCCTTTTCACACCTTCCAGCTTGTTACTTTCCACCTTGCCCACTTTCACCTTCGATGTGATTTTGTACGGCTTGGAGCGTGAACGTTACCGTCGCGGTGTTTCTGTACGTTCCAGCCTGTTGAGTTCCAACAACAATCTTGTGCAACATGTTCATCATCTGCCCGTTCTGTAAGGTCAGCGACTGGTTGTTCAAATCAGTAGCCCTTATCCAGCTCTGTACGCTTGAAAGATCCTCTGCGAACGAGTAATAAACGGGCAGTTTCTCCTCTCCACCTCCTTCCAAGGAAAGATCATCGAAATTAGAAAAAGTAACGAGGACAGGATGACTCGCCGTCACGATCGCTGCTGTCAGAAATTTCGCAACGTACTGCCCCGGTTTCTTGACGTACCAGGCAACGTTGATGTTGCTCACCTGGATGCACATCTTGGTCTCTTCCTCTTCACCTGCCCACGCTGTTTCCTCATTTGATCCGTTATAAACCTTCAAATGCAACAGAATGTAGATCGTCGAAACTTCGGTCGCCGGGAGCGTCACGGTGTAGGTATCTTGGTTCACTGGCGTTGAATATGACCTCTTGTAGGGAAACTGTCCAGGTGCTAGTTCACTGTTGCTCAGGTTTGTTGGTTCTTCGGTGAAAAGATGCAGATGAGATTCACTCGCAACCCAGTTATCGAAGAGAGAAAAAGACACAGACAGGCTATTGTTTTCGCTTTTAACCGTCGCTCTCCCGATCCATTCGTGCTGCCCAGCGATGATTTTGTAGTATCTTTTAACGCTATCGAGAGGATAAGCCATGTAGAAGTACCACTTTCCACCGCCCCCTGCACTTTTTATGGTCACGATCTGAGAGTCAACATGGTTCGATGTGGGAGGTTCTAAAACTATAGTTCCCGCTATCGGGACAGACACGTTGCTGTTGAAAAATTCACGGGCAGAAGGTAACTCAACCTTGATTTCAGACTCACTCTTATCTACCACTTTCCAAAGACCCGTTGTTGGATCGTACCTGTAGACTGTTGGTACATAGGCAAGCGCCCCTGAAATGAGAAAAAGTATGGCAGAGACATATAAGCTTGTTCTAAGAACCTTCCTTGGCCACTCACCCATGCAACAGTCACCTTCTCTGAGCCACATACTAGTCATGAGGCTCAAAGTATGCTGGAAATTGACTTTCAATCGGCTGAAAATTTACTCAAAATCGGCTAAAAACGTAGGAAAAAAGAAGGCGAGCGGATGCTCGCCTTCAGGAAACATAAGCGGTGAGGTCGAACAAACCGTGGCCACTGAGGTTGAAAACGATGACTTCCTCTCTCTTTTCTTCTTTTGCCCTGAGCGCCTCTCTGATCGCCCCGTTGATCGCATAGGAGCTTTCCGGTGCGGGCACGATCCCTTCGAGCTTTGCGAACAGGCGCGCCGAATCGAAAACCTCTTCCTGGTCGAATGCAACCGCTTCGATCAGACTTTCCTTAACCAGTCTCGAAACGATCGGTGCGGCTCCGTGATATCGCAAACCTCCTGCGTGGATCTTCGGGGGGATGAAATCTTTACCGAGGGTGTACATCTTCAGAAGCGGTGTCATACCGGCGGTGTCACCGTAGTCGTACTCGAACCTTCCTTTCGTGAGCGATGGACAGGCCGTCGGCTCACAGGCTATCAACCTTATGTTCTTTCCTGAGAGTTTGTCTGGTATGAACGGAAGTATCGTACCTGCGAAGTTCGATCCTCCACCGTGACAGCCCAGAACAATTGTGGGCGTTTCGTTCAACAGCTGGAGCTGTTTCTTGATCTCGAGTCCTATCACGGTTTGATGTAAAAGCACGTGGTTCAACACGCTGCCAAGCGAGTACTTTGTGCCAGGATCGGACAGTGCGACCTCGATCGCTTCGCTGATCGCGATACCCAGACTGCCCGGCATCTCGCCGTTCTTTTCGAGCAAAGATCTTCCAAAGTTTGTCCTGTCGCTCGGACTTGGCACCACGTCGCCACCGAAGAGTCTCATCAGATACTTTCGCATGGGTTTCTGCTCGTAACTGATCCTCACCATGAACACATTCACCGCCAGTCCGAACTTGGCGCCAGCGTAGCACAGGGCACTTCCCCACTGTCCCGCGCCCGTTTCAGTCACCAGCCTCCTGGTGCCGGAGATCTTGTT contains these protein-coding regions:
- a CDS encoding TrpB-like pyridoxal phosphate-dependent enzyme, translated to MRVRVDLKVEDMPRHWYNVLADLPFKLDPPLDPKTKQPISPQALSAIFPEPLIEQEVSEQREIPIPEPVLKEYAVYRPTPLYRATYLEEYLQTPARIYYKYEGVSPTGSHKTNTALAQAYYNKISGTRRLVTETGAGQWGSALCYAGAKFGLAVNVFMVRISYEQKPMRKYLMRLFGGDVVPSPSDRTNFGRSLLEKNGEMPGSLGIAISEAIEVALSDPGTKYSLGSVLNHVLLHQTVIGLEIKKQLQLLNETPTIVLGCHGGGSNFAGTILPFIPDKLSGKNIRLIACEPTACPSLTKGRFEYDYGDTAGMTPLLKMYTLGKDFIPPKIHAGGLRYHGAAPIVSRLVKESLIEAVAFDQEEVFDSARLFAKLEGIVPAPESSYAINGAIREALRAKEEKREEVIVFNLSGHGLFDLTAYVS